Proteins encoded together in one Oceanobacillus iheyensis HTE831 window:
- a CDS encoding MBL fold metallo-hydrolase: protein MIQFKDNNLTVFQSALYKTTTAVIHTEEALIMTDPNWLPEEVQEIRNYVSQHIGNKKLYIIYTHSDFDHIIGASAFPEAYVIASEEFSANKHKQEIMKDIEEFDQKYYLYRNYTPEYPNVDVHVVNDGQTLQIGEVTLHFYKAPGHTSDGIFTVVDPYGIFLSGDYLSDVEFPFIFSSYRDYVRTVDKAMQIFKEHSIYYHVPGHGTTTVDYQEMAKRVEVSRYYLEQLGKDNEQLEGFCKKEYSFFDGMKEIHESNKEKVKMD, encoded by the coding sequence ATGATTCAATTCAAAGATAATAACCTGACCGTGTTTCAAAGTGCCTTATACAAAACAACGACAGCCGTCATTCACACAGAAGAAGCACTTATTATGACAGATCCGAATTGGCTACCAGAAGAAGTGCAAGAAATTAGAAACTATGTATCCCAACATATTGGAAACAAAAAATTATACATTATTTATACGCATAGTGACTTCGATCATATTATTGGAGCTAGTGCTTTTCCAGAGGCTTATGTGATTGCTTCAGAAGAGTTTAGTGCCAATAAACATAAGCAAGAAATTATGAAAGATATTGAAGAGTTTGATCAGAAGTACTATTTATATCGAAATTATACGCCTGAGTATCCTAACGTCGATGTTCATGTAGTCAACGATGGTCAAACATTACAAATTGGTGAGGTCACACTACATTTTTATAAAGCTCCTGGACATACGTCTGATGGGATATTTACGGTTGTAGATCCATATGGGATTTTTTTGTCTGGGGATTATCTATCAGATGTGGAATTTCCTTTTATTTTTAGTAGTTATCGGGACTATGTTCGTACGGTAGATAAAGCAATGCAAATTTTTAAAGAGCATTCAATTTACTATCACGTTCCCGGACACGGAACAACTACTGTTGATTATCAAGAAATGGCAAAAAGAGTAGAAGTATCTCGTTATTATTTAGAACAGTTAGGTAAAGACAACGAACAATTAGAGGGATTTTGCAAAAAAGAATATAGCTTTTTTGACGGCATGAAGGAAATTCATGAAAGTAATAAGGAGAAGGTGAAAATGGATTAA